Below is a genomic region from Blochmannia endosymbiont of Camponotus modoc.
GCCAAAATGCCACCTACTTGAGAAAATTTTGTGATCTCAAAAAGCCGTAACAAATCTTCATGATGTAAACAAGGACGCACCGCGTCATGTACAATAACCCAAACTGATTTTTTTACATGCTGCAATCCAGCCATAACTGAATCAGCTCGTGTGTGTCCTCCAACAACTACACTAACTCTAGGATCGTAAGAAATAGATAATTGACGAAACCAACGATCACGTGCATTAATTACTACGATGCAATGACGAATACATGATTGACATAACAAGGCGTTCATGGAATGTTCAAGCAAAGTTTTATCACCTATGGTGCAGTATTGTTTCGGCAATAAACTTTTCATGCGTTTTCCAGTTCCTGCTGCTGGCAGGATAGCAGTAATGTATGGAATTTTTTTTTTCA
It encodes:
- the ispD gene encoding 2-C-methyl-D-erythritol 4-phosphate cytidylyltransferase, yielding MLKKKIPYITAILPAAGTGKRMKSLLPKQYCTIGDKTLLEHSMNALLCQSCIRHCIVVINARDRWFRQLSISYDPRVSVVVGGHTRADSVMAGLQHVKKSVWVIVHDAVRPCLHHEDLLRLFEITKFSQVGGILAIPICNTIKRTYCGTNFIRYTVDRENLWHALTPQLFNYDLLKYCLEKALKNRVTVTDEASAVEYCGYKSIVIHGRSDNIKVTHQNDLKLANFYLSKLYKET